The Procambarus clarkii isolate CNS0578487 chromosome 76, FALCON_Pclarkii_2.0, whole genome shotgun sequence genome includes a window with the following:
- the LOC138357202 gene encoding trichohyalin-like — translation MVLFRNMKTVKRQEQSGLAVTRSPRIIRSFPFSWKISSVLRRPFLLVYARVKPRSPAARIYTTHCSVLVIPSRVSRLLRGYTGRREARLREVRLREVRLREVRLRELRLREVRLRELRLREVRLREVRLREVRLREVRLRELRLRELRLREVRLRELRLREVRLREVRLREVRLRELRLREVRLRELRLRELRLREVRLREVRLREVRLRELRLREVRLREARLREVRLREVRLREVRLRELRLREVRLREVRLRELRLRELRLREVRLREVRLREVRLREVRLREVRLREVRLREVRLRELRLREVRLREVRLREVRLRELRLREVRLREVRLRELRLREVRLRELRLPERGP, via the coding sequence ACTGTCAAGAGACAGGAGCAGAGTGGATTAGCTGTCACTCGGTCTCCCAGAATTATCAGGTCATTCCCATTCTCCTGGAAGATTTCAAGTGTCCTTAGGAGACCATTCCTACTTGTTTACGCCAGGGTTAAGCCCAGGTCGCCGGCCGCCAGAATATATACTACCCATTGCTCTGTCTTGGTTATACCTTCGAGGGTCTCTAGGCTGCTCAGAGGCTACACGGGGCGACGCGAGGCGAGGCTACGAGAGGTGAGGCTACGAGAGGTGAGGCTACGAGAGGTGAGGCTACGAGAGCTGAGGCTACGAGAGGTGAGGCTACGAGAGCTGAGGCTACGAGAGGTGAGGCTACGAGAGGTGAGGCTACGAGAGGTGAGGCTACGAGAGGTGAGGCTACGAGAGCTGAGGCTACGAGAGCTGAGGCTACGAGAGGTGAGGCTACGAGAGCTGAGGCTACGAGAGGTGAGGCTACGAGAGGTGAGGCTACGAGAGGTGAGGCTACGAGAGCTGAGGCTACGAGAGGTGAGGCTACGAGAGCTGAGGCTACGAGAGCTGAGGCTACGAGAGGTGAGGCTACGAGAGGTGAGGCTACGAGAGGTGAGGCTACGAGAGCTGAGGCTACGAGAGGTGAGGCTACGAGAGGCGAGGCTACGAGAGGTGAGGCTACGAGAGGTGAGGCTACGAGAGGTGAGGCTACGAGAGCTGAGGCTACGAGAGGTGAGGCTACGAGAGGTGAGGCTACGAGAGCTGAGGCTACGAGAGCTGAGGCTACGAGAGGTGAGGCTACGAGAGGTGAGGCTACGAGAGGTGAGGCTACGAGAGGTGAGGCTACGAGAGGTGAGGCTACGAGAGGTGAGGCTACGAGAGGTGAGGCTACGAGAGCTGAGGCTACGAGAGGTGAGGCTACGAGAGGTGAGGCTACGAGAGGTGAGGCTACGAGAGCTGAGGCTACGAGAGGTGAGGCTACGAGAAGTGAGGCTACGAGAGCTGAGGCTACGAGAGGTGAGGCTACGAGAGCTGAGGCTACCAGAGCGAGGGCCATGA